Within Fimbriiglobus ruber, the genomic segment GTCAGACGTATGCCGTTAGTACGTGTGCGGATTACCTCGTGGCTCGGTGGGGGGAGCTTCAGGAAAGGGATCGGGAGTTGATCGTGAAGGAGATCAGGAAAGCGTTAGCTGAAGGAAGGGCTGGGGCGGCTTGTGATGTGGAGAGCTGGGAGAAGGTGCTGAGGCGGTAGGTTTGGGCGTCCCGGCTAAAGCCGTCGGTGCTTGCAGGACTCCGCGTTCGCTGCGGTCGCTACGCGACAGCTTCGCTTCCTTCCACCACCTAACGCGAGAAGGAAGCCGTGGGTCGTTATTATTGAGCCAGGTTTACTCTTGATCGGTTTCTGCTTCAGGCCTGTCTTCTGCGTCGACAACCCGCTTCTTCAGTAAACCGGAGGACTGGATAGAAAAAAGCATCGCGTGGTTGCAGGTGGGACACATCAAAGCGCAGAAGAGAGCGGAAGCCTTTGTGTTTCCCACCGTTACCATAAAGGGATAATCAAACAGGCCCATACCGTTTTGTTGGCAGGCCGGGCAAACCCGCTTGACGCCTTTGTTCTCCAGGTGCTTTTCACATGCTTGGCGTTGCGCATCCTGCATTATTGCCTCGGTTCATTCGTACATTCATCAGGTGACACAATCAGTGATTATACCAGAAGGAAGCCGTTACAGGTGGCGGCACAACCGACATTTCTCCCGGATATCCATCTCGGTAATTGCCTTGCTCATCCGGCGGTGCTACTGTCTCCCCAAGCCGAATGGGCTTTGAAAGAGTGGGGGAATGAGCCTAAACGTTTACCTAGAAAAAGTGCAGCCGACGACGATTTACGAGGCGAACATCACCCACAACCTCGGCCGCATGGCGAGGGAAGCTGGTATTTATGAGGCCCTATGGAGGCCCGAAGAAATCGGCATTACTAAGGCCGTGCAACTGATCGAACCGATGACCACGGGCCTCGCATTACTCAAGTCTGACCCGGCCCGGTTCGAGGCTTTCAATTCGCCGAATGGATGGGGAATGTACAAAAACTTCGCCCCGTTCGTGGGAAAGTATCTCGAAGCCTGCCGGGAATGCCCGGATGCGACCGTGCGGGCGTCCCGATGACTCGACGCTTCCTCACCCTCATCCTCCTCTCTTCCCCGGCCCTGGCCGATCCATCGATCACCGTGGCGTTTTCGCCTCACGCGGGAGCTACCGAGGCCGTGGTCCAGGTCATTTCGGAAGCGAAACAAACAGTCCACATCGCAGCCTACGGATTCACATCCCGGCCCATCGCCCAGGCGCTGATCCAAGCCCACCAGCGGGGTGCCGAGGTCGAGATTGTGCTGGACAAGAGCAACGCCACCGCCAGGTACTCTGAATCAGAGAAAATCGTCGCGGCAGGCATTCCGGTCAGGACGACTACCAGCACGCGGTCATGGGTAGTGACCCATTGCCACTTATGTCATTCGTCAGAATGATCGCAAAATCCGAATTTGTAAAGACCTCTGCGAGCCTTTTGCCATACCAAGTCGCGCTGCGGGTCACGACCGTCAATTCGCCATCAACTATTCCCTTGGATTGCATCACTTCGTGTACCCTTACTTGCCTTTATCCGCGCGATCTAGCACAACTCCAAGATCGTGCCACAGTGCGAGGTAAGCGATGCGTTCATCCGCAGGCAGCATTTCCAGTGCTGCAGGTTCGCGTATCCCCGTCAGGTCGGTGTCGTTTCGCCAGCGCGTAAGTGTTTGCTGAACCAGTTCACGGTACTTGGCGGGCTCTCTACGCATCGCTTTGTCCCATGCGGTTAAATCCTCCCTCAGCCACTGGTGCGCCTGCCTGCGCCAGAAACTTCGCTCTTCCAGTTCCTCCCCGAGTTCATCGGCATCCTTACCGCGGCCGCTGCCAGCCAGTGCGGCAAAACGGGCGGCATTGTAGCGGTGGCCGCCGCCGAGATCCTCTGCCAGGTGGGGCGCGGAGGCAAAGACATCGGAATAGAGGCGGGTCGAGGTGCGAGTGCGGTTTGTAAACTGGCAGACACCGAGCAGGGCGAGACGCTCGTCGTTGTCGCGGGGTTGGTACTTCCCGGCCAGGAAAGCCGACAGGTCCGGCACAATTAGACGCTCAGCCTCCCAGCGAAGCGCATGGCAAATCCAACCATCCTGGTCGCGTACCTGGTTAGCTCTCCAGTCGTAATCCAGGATGGCGCTGGCGAGTGTTTTCCGAGCTTCGGCCGTCCGTCCGTTGCGATGCAGAGCCATGGCGAGAACGAGACGGGAGGCCGGTCCACCTACCCGGGATGCCTCTCCGTTCATCGCCGCAATTGCCTGATCGAACCGCCCCTGGCGGTAATCCGCCAGTCCTTGAGCGAACAGAAAACTAGGGTAAACAGCCGCATATTTCGCGTTCTTGGCCGCTCCGGCGCGCTCGGCGAGAGCGACGGCCTGGAGCAATTCGTCTCCCGTCGCGGGCAGAAGCAAACACGCCCGACTGGTCCGCTCCGCGATGGAGGGATCAATGGTCCCTCCGAAGGTGGCGAGCAAGGCTTTCCGAGCGCGGTGGTATTCGTCCTCCCGACCCAAGAATAAGCACAACTCGGCGTACCCATACCAGGCATTGTGCTCGGCCGGTTTGGCTTCGAGAGCCGCCTGCCATGCGATTCGCGCATCGTCCACCTGTCCCTGCCGCATCAAGAAGGTCCGCAATCCTCTTTGAGACTCGTTATTTTTCGGTTCGAGAGTGACTGCTTGTCGGTGCTGAAGGAGCGCTTCATCGTGCCGGTCCTTTTTTTCAAGACAATAGCCGTGGATGGTATGGAGTATGGCCGCTTTGGGGTAGGAGCGACGTGCCACATCGATTTCGTGAATCGCTTCGTCATAACGACGCAGAGGTAGCAAAGCGAAAACTAGGTTGTAATGAATCTGCGCTACCGAAGGTTCAAGTTCCAAAGCCCGGTAATACTGCTCTAGGGCTTCTTCGTTCCGTCCCAATCTATTTAACGACTGACCGAGATTGTTGTTCGCGTTGGCCGTTTCCGGTCGAGCAGCGAGCGCTGCTTGATAGTAGCGTATCGCCTCCACGTGATCATTCTTTTCTGCCAAAATGTAGCCGAGCCAAAAATTGACCCAAAAGTCGTTGGGATGCGCCTGCTGAACTCTCCTCATGAACGGTACGGGATCCTTGCCTTTGGCTCTCCAATACTTGGCTAGCGCCAGGAGCAAGGCTGCCGACTGTTCGTGGACCGGAGCCCTGTCGAGCAATTTGGCTAAGGCAACCTCATCCTTGCGGATGTCTGGATCCCGAGCAAGGGTACGCCACTCCGATCGGTCCGGGTCGGAATGTGCCGCCACCTTCAGTAGCCAAGCTTGGCGGTGCAGATCATTGGTGGAAGTACTCCAGTGATCGAGCGCTGCCACCAGCGCATTGCCGATGTGCGATTCCTGGACCTTTGCAACAATGGCTTGCGGGTTGTCGTGAAGTTGCCCGAACCCTGCCTCGCGGAATACGATTTCGTAGTTCTTGTCGGCCGGCGCAAAATCGAGGTATTCCCCAGACCTCGAAAACGCATTAAGGCGAATGGTTTCGAGCCGGGCCGCCAATTGCAAATCACGGGTACCCTGCTCCATGCGTTGGCAAAGGTCGGCCGAGGCACGATTACCCAGGCGAGCTTTTGCCCGCTCTAGCGCGGCGGTCGCCTGGGACCAGGAAGACTTTTTCATCCAGCGGACCATGTCGCGCAAATCTTCGTCCGCAGCCCGCTCGGAAGCCGCCTCGTCTGCATGCGCCGCCCGCGTGGCGGCCGTGCGCTCCGAGATGAGCCACAGTCCGCCTCCGATCAAGGTAACCGCCAATACCGTGGCGACCGCGACTGCCCCCGAAAGTGCCGGTCGACGGCGGACCCGCCGGGCCAAACGCTCATATCGGTGTTCCGGTCGCGCCGCGATCGCTTCACCGCGAAGGAAATGTTGGAGATCCTCCCCAAGAGCGGCGGCGCTGGTGTAGCGTTGCTGTGGCTCCTTGCGCAGACATTTCAGGCAGATGGTTTCCAAGTCCCGTGGTACCTTGCCGTTCAATCGCGACGGAGCCACCGGATCCTGAGCGATGACT encodes:
- a CDS encoding serine/threonine-protein kinase — its product is MASDPRVQKLLEALLESAHSPEDVCRDSPELLPQVCERWRRLRQWDAHLNALFPAGLPSGCGVEPSIHDGADLPQIPGYEVEALLGRGGMGIVFRARHLRLNRIVALKMVLTGAYAGPLERERFQREAEAIAGLQHPSIVQIHDVGDSEGRPYFTMEFVEGGSLSQKLAGTPHPARQAAVLLATLAEAAQAAHQGKIVHRDLKPANVLLTANGTPKISDFGLARRFGGEDGLTRTGSVIGTPSYMAPEQARGEPLAVGPAVDIYALGAILYELLTGRPPFRAETAAETIQQVIAQDPVAPSRLNGKVPRDLETICLKCLRKEPQQRYTSAAALGEDLQHFLRGEAIAARPEHRYERLARRVRRRPALSGAVAVATVLAVTLIGGGLWLISERTAATRAAHADEAASERAADEDLRDMVRWMKKSSWSQATAALERAKARLGNRASADLCQRMEQGTRDLQLAARLETIRLNAFSRSGEYLDFAPADKNYEIVFREAGFGQLHDNPQAIVAKVQESHIGNALVAALDHWSTSTNDLHRQAWLLKVAAHSDPDRSEWRTLARDPDIRKDEVALAKLLDRAPVHEQSAALLLALAKYWRAKGKDPVPFMRRVQQAHPNDFWVNFWLGYILAEKNDHVEAIRYYQAALAARPETANANNNLGQSLNRLGRNEEALEQYYRALELEPSVAQIHYNLVFALLPLRRYDEAIHEIDVARRSYPKAAILHTIHGYCLEKKDRHDEALLQHRQAVTLEPKNNESQRGLRTFLMRQGQVDDARIAWQAALEAKPAEHNAWYGYAELCLFLGREDEYHRARKALLATFGGTIDPSIAERTSRACLLLPATGDELLQAVALAERAGAAKNAKYAAVYPSFLFAQGLADYRQGRFDQAIAAMNGEASRVGGPASRLVLAMALHRNGRTAEARKTLASAILDYDWRANQVRDQDGWICHALRWEAERLIVPDLSAFLAGKYQPRDNDERLALLGVCQFTNRTRTSTRLYSDVFASAPHLAEDLGGGHRYNAARFAALAGSGRGKDADELGEELEERSFWRRQAHQWLREDLTAWDKAMRREPAKYRELVQQTLTRWRNDTDLTGIREPAALEMLPADERIAYLALWHDLGVVLDRADKGK
- a CDS encoding phospholipase D-like domain-containing protein, translated to MTRRFLTLILLSSPALADPSITVAFSPHAGATEAVVQVISEAKQTVHIAAYGFTSRPIAQALIQAHQRGAEVEIVLDKSNATARYSESEKIVAAGIPVRTTTSTRSWVVTHCHLCHSSE